One Vitis vinifera cultivar Pinot Noir 40024 chromosome 8, ASM3070453v1 genomic window carries:
- the LOC100265387 gene encoding protein CANDIDATE G-PROTEIN COUPLED RECEPTOR 7, which yields MTKTPLTFLQVLSIFSFSVLLLLLPFVTAEIKTLTITADSRPMILFEKFGFTHTGHVTVSVSGVSVASTLSSPDPSRLGFFLLSEESLLQVLMELQQNPSFCVLDSQYILSLFTFRDLSPPPHASFNQSYPVSSPNEYSLFFANCAPESQVTMSVRTTVYNIDNGKTKDYLSAGQTQLPALYFLFSLAYFAFLVFWIHTCYRNKRSVHRIHMLMAGLLLMKALNLICAAEDKHYVKVTGTPHGWDVLFYIFQFIRVVLLFTVIVLVGTGWSFLKPFLQEKEKKVLMIVIPLQVLANVASVVIGETGPFIKDWVTWNQVFLLVDIVCCCAIIFPIVWSIRSLRETSKTDGKAARNLAKLTLFRQFYIVVIGYLYFTRIVVFALRTIAAYRYQWVSNAAEEIASLAFYLVMFYMFQPAEKNEYFVLDEEEEEAAMAALREEEFEL from the coding sequence ATGACGAAAACACCCCTCACATTCCTCCAAGTCCTCtccattttttccttctccgtcctcctcctcctcctcccctTCGTCACCGCCGAGATCAAAACCCTAACCATCACGGCCGACTCCCGCCCCATGATCCTCTTCGAGAAATTCGGATTCACACATACCGGCCACGTCACCGTGAGCGTCTCCGGCGTCTCCGTCGCCTCCACTCTCTCGTCCCCTGATCCCTCCCGTCTGGGGTTCTTCCTCCTCTCCGAGGAGTCTCTCCTCCAAGTCCTCATGGAGCTCCAACAGAACCCTTCCTTCTGTGTTCTTGATTCCCAATACATCCTCAGCCTCTTCACCTTCCGCGATCTCTCTCCGCCTCCTCACGCCTCCTTCAACCAATCCTACCCTGTCTCCTCCCCCAACGAGTACAGCCTCTTCTTCGCCAACTGCGCACCTGAGAGCCAGGTCACAATGTCCGTACGCACCACGGTCTACAACATTGATAATGGCAAAACCAAGGATTATCTCTCCGCCGGCCAGACTCAGCTCCCTGCCCTCTACTTCCTCTTCTCCCTTGCCTATTTCGCCTTCCTAGTCTTTTGGATCCACACCTGTTACAGAAACAAGCGATCCGTCCACCGGATCCATATGCTGATGGCCGGATTGCTGTTGATGAAGGCTTTGAATCTGATCTGCGCCGCGGAGGATAAGCATTACGTAAAGGTCACAGGAACACCTCACGGTTGGGATGTGCTGTTTTATATATTTCAGTTTATTAGGGTTGTGCTGCTTTTCACCGTCATTGTGTTGGTCGGCACTGGGTGGTCGTTCTTGAAGCCCTTCTTgcaagagaaggagaagaaggtgTTGATGATTGTGATTCCGCTGCAGGTTCTGGCAAATGTGGCTTCCGTTGTGATTGGCGAGACAGGGCCTTTTATTAAGGATTGGGTGACTTGGAACCAGGTGTTCTTGTTGGTCGACATTGTGTGTTGTTGCGCCATTATTTTCCCCATTGTGTGGTCAATTCGGTCCCTGAGAGAGACATCAAAGACTGATGGGAAGGCAGCAAGGAATTTGGCAAAGCTGACATTATTTAGGCAGTTCTATATTGTTGTGATTGGTTACTTGTATTTTACACGCATTGTAGTGTTTGCCCTCAGGACAATTGCTGCTTATAGGTATCAATGGGTGAGTAATGCTGCGGAGGAGATTGCCAGTCTCGCATTTTACTTGGTGATGTTTTATATGTTTCAGCCCGCTGAGAAGAATGAGTATTTTGTGCttgatgaagaggaagaagaggcTGCGATGGCAGCTCTCAGGGAAGAAGAATTTGAACTTTGA
- the LOC100243200 gene encoding uncharacterized protein LOC100243200 yields the protein MSSVCISSCVNDARVPVRATYVNLYKWPESDAEFIKSVSSNRHPRVVDSISCRQMYLRSYTFSKKETVPEKTIKCFGRVKERVAHGRRRNKGEELHGKRFVVVRKVKEISCSALYAIFRRLLYCTTTVDVVDSRDQKCESL from the coding sequence ATGAGCTCCGTTTGCATATCTAGCTGTGTGAATGATGCCAGAGTCCCCGTCCGGGCAACCTACGTCAACCTCTACAAGTGGCCGGAGTCTGACGCCGAGTTCATCAAATCCGTGAGCTCAAACAGGCACCCAAGGGTGGTGGACAGCATTTCATGCAGGCAGATGTACCTGAGGAGCTACACCTTTTCCAAGAAAGAGACTGTGCCCGAGAAGACGATAAAGTGTTTTGGGAGGGTGAAGGAGAGGGTGGCTCACGGGAGGAGGAGAAATAAGGGCGAAGAACTTCATGGAAAGAGGTTCGTGGTGGTGAGGAAGGTGAAGGAGATCTCCTGCAGTGCTCTGTACGCCATATTCAGGAGGTTGCTGTATTGTACTACCACTGTGGATGTTGTGGACAGTAGAGACCAGAAGTGTGAGTCTCTATAG
- the LOC100248326 gene encoding calcium-transporting ATPase 4, endoplasmic reticulum-type, translating into MGKGGEDYGKREVSSSKVSGPEVFPAWGREVQECEKHYGVSRRSGLSSSDVEKRRKIYGLNELEKHEGPSIWSLILEQFQDTLVRILLVAAVISFVLAWYDGEEGGETEITAFVEPLVIFLILIANAIVGVWQENNAEKALEALKEIQSEQAAVIRNNQRIPNLPAKELVPGDIVELKVGDKVPADMRVVELISSTLRLEQGSLTGESEAVNKTNKPVPEDADIQGKRCMVFAGTTVVNGNCICLVTQTGMETEIGKVHTQIHVASQSEEDTPLKKKLNEFGESLTVIIGVICALVWLINVKYFLNWEYVDGWPSNFKFSFEKCTYYFKIAVALAVAAIPEGLPAVITTCLALGTRKMAQKNALVRKLPSVETLGCTTVICSDKTGTLTTNQMAVAKLVAMGSRAGALRKFRVDGTTYSPFDGKIHDWPCGRMDANLQMIAKISAVCNDAGVAQSEHKYVANGMPTEAALKVLVEKMGPPAVDDDKSFSSSGDLLRCCQRWNENERRIATLEFDRDRKSMGVIVNSHSGKKSLLVKGAVENLLERSNSVQLLDGSVVELGDNSRSLILEALHEMSSGALRCLGFAYKDELPDFATYDGDENHPAHGLLLNPANYSSIERNLTFVGLVGLRDPPRAEVHQAIEDCRAAGIRVMVITGDNKNTAEAICHEIGVFGPNEDIRSKSLTGKEFMELRDQKAHLRQNGGLLFSRAEPRHKQEIVRLLKEDGEVVAMTGDGVNDAPALKLADIGIAMGIAGTEVAKEASDMVLADDNFSTIVAAVGEGRSIYNNMKAFIRYMISSNIGEVASIFLTAALGIPEGLIPVQLLWVNLVTDGPPATALGFNPPDRDIMKKPPRRSDDSLISAWILFRYLVIGLYVGIATVGVFVIWYTHSSFLGIDLSGDGHTLVTYTQLADWGQCSSWENFTISPFTAGAQVFTFNDNPCDYFQGGKVKATTLSLSVLVAIEMFNSLNALSEDGSLLVMPPWVNPWLLVAMSVSFGLHFLILYVPVLAQVFGIVPLSLNEWLLVLAVAFPVILIDEILKLVGRCTSGFQTSSTRKSLKPKSE; encoded by the exons ATGGGAAAGGGTGGGGAGGACTATGGGAAGCGGGAGGTTTCGAGCTCTAAGGTGAGTGGCCCGGAAGTGTTTCCGGCGTGGGGGAGGGAGGTTCAGGAATGTGAGAAGCATTATGGGGTGAGTAGGAGATCGGGGTTGAGTTCCAGCGATGTGGAGAAGCGGCGCAAGATCTACGGGTTGAATGAATTGGAGAAGCACGAGGGGCCGTCGATTTGGAGTTTAATTCTGGAGCAGTTTCAGGATACTCTGGTTCGGATTCTACTCGTGGCCGCGGTGATTTCGTTCGTGCTCGCTTGGTACGATGGCGAGGAGGGGGGTGAGACGGAGATTACGGCGTTTGTCGAGCCTCTGGTGATTTTCTTGATATTGATTGCGAATGCTATTGTTGGGGTTTGGCAAGAGAACAATGCGGAGAAGGCGTTGGAGGCCCTTAAGGAGATTCAATCTGAGCAGGCTGCCGTGATCCGCAATAATCAACGCATTCCCAATTTGCCGGCGAAGGAGCTTGTGCCCGGTGACATCGTGGAACTTAAGGTCGGGGATAAGGTGCCTGCAGATATGCGGGTTGTGGAATTGATTAGCTCAACTCTGCGTCTGGAACAGGGGTCGTTGACCGGAGAGAGTGAAGCAGTGAATAAGACAAATAAGCCTGTCCCCGAGGATGCCGACATTCAAGGGAAAAGGTGTATGGTTTTTGCAGGAACGACTGTTGTGAATGGGAACTGCATTTGCTTGGTGACCCAGACGGGTATGGAGACAGAGATTGGAAAGGTGCATACTCAAATTCATGTGGCTTCCCAGAGTGAGGAAGACACGCCTTTGAAGAAAAAGTTGAATGAGTTTGGAGAGTCGCTGACAGTGATAATTGGAGTGATATGTGCGTTGGTATGGCTTATCAATGTGAAGTACTTCCTTAATTGGGAGTATGTTGATGGGTGGCCGAGTAATTTCAAGTTCTCATTTGAGAAGTGCACCTATTACTTCAAGATTGCAGTGGCATTGGCTGTTGCTGCCATTCCGGAAGGTTTACCGGCAGTTATCACCACTTGCTTGGCTCTAGGCACACGCAAGATGGCTCAGAAGAATGCTCTTGTGCGAAAGCTGCCAAGTGTTGAAACTCTGGGCTGCACAACTGTGATTTGTTCAGATAAAACGGGTACCTTAACTACTAACCAGATGGCAGTGGCAAAGCTGGTGGCCATGGGTTCTAGAGCAGGAGCACTTCGAAAATTCAGAGTGGATGGGACCACATACAGTCCCTTTGATGGAAAAATACACGACTGGCCCTGTGGTCGCATGGATGCTAATCTTCAAATGATTGCGAAGATTTCTGCTGTATGCAATGACGCTGGTGTGGCACAGTCAGAGCATAAGTATGTTGCCAATGGAATGCCAACAGAGGCAGCTCTGAAG GTTCTGGTCGAGAAAATGGGTCCTCCTGCAGTCGATGATGACAAATCATTTTCAAGTTCTGGTGATCTGCTAC GTTGCTGCCAACGCTGGAATGAAAATGAACGTCGAATTGCTACTCTTGAGTTTGATCGTGATCGCAAGTCTATGGGGGTTATTGTCAATTCTCACTCAGGAAAAAAGTCATTGCTAGTGAAG GGTGCAGTAGAAAATCTATTGGAGAGAAGCAACTCTGTTCAGTTGCTTGATGGTTCTGTTGTAGAACTGGGTGATAATTCTAGGAGCCTTATTTTAGAAGCACTTCACGAAATGTCAAGTGGTGCATTACGTTGTTTGGGTTTTGCATACAAAGATGAGCTCCCTGACTTTGCAACATATGATGGTGATGAAAATCATCCAGCTCATGGTCTTCTACTCAATCCTGCCAACTATTCATCAATTGAGAGGAACCTTACTTTTGTAGGCTTGGTTGGGCTGAGG GATCCTCCTCGTGCAGAGGTTCACCAAGCAATTGAAGACTGCAGAGCAGCCGGTATTCGTGTTATGGTCATCACAGGCGATAACAAGAATACAGCAGAAGCTATTTGTCATGAAATAGGTGTATTTGGACCTAATGAGGACATTAGGTCGAAAAGCTTAACTGGGAAAGAGTTCATGGAACTTCGGGATCAGAAAGCACATCTGAGACAAAATGGTGGGCTTCTGTTCTCTAGGGCTGAACCTAGGCATAAACAAGAGATCGTGAGGCTGCTTAAAGAAGATGGGGAAGTGGTCGCCATGACTGGTGATGGAGTGAATGATGCGCCTGCCTTGAAACTGGCTGATATTGGCATTGCTATGGGTATTGCTGGGACAGAG GTTGCTAAAGAAGCCTCTGATATGGTGTTGGCAGACGATAATTTTAGTACAATAGTTGCTGCTGTTGGGGAAGGGCGATCTATCTACAACAATATGAAGGCTTTTATCAG GTATATGATTTCCTCAAATATTGGTGAGGTTGCATCCATATTTTTAACAGCAGCTTTAGGGATCCCTGAAGGGTTGATACCTGTTCAGCTTTTATGGGTCAACCTTGTTACTGATGGCCCCCCTGCAACTGCTTTGGGATTCAATCCACCAGATAGGGACATAATGAAGAAACCACCTCGTAGAAGTGATGACTCACTCATCAGTGCTTGGATCTTGTTCCGCTATCTG GTAATTGGATTGTATGTTGGAATAGCAACCGTTGGTGTATTTGTCATTTGGTACACGCATAGTTCCTTCTTGGGCATTGACCTCAGTGGGGATGGCCACACCCTTGTCACCTACACCCAGCTTGCTGACTGGGGCCAATGCTCATCCTGGGAGAATTTCACTATTTCACCCTTCACAGCTGGTGCTCAGGTGTTCACTTTCAACGACAATCCCTGTGATTACTTTCAGGGTGGCAAAGTGAAGGCCACTACACTGTCTCTTTCAGTCCTGGTTGCCATTGAAATGTTCAATTCCCTCAATGCCCTTTCAGAGGATGGGAGTCTTCTAGTGATGCCTCCATGGGTCAATCCGTGGCTCCTGGTAGCCATGTCTGTCTCATTTGGCTTGCACTTTCTGATTCTGTATGTGCCGGTTCTTGCTCAAGTATTCGGGATTGTGCCCCTCAGTTTGAACGAATGGCTATTGGTTTTGGCGGTTGCATTCCCAGTGATTTTAATTGATGAGATTCTAAAGTTGGTGGGGCGATGTACAAGCGGTTTTCAAACATCCAGCACAAGGAAATCCTTGAAGCCGAAGTCAGAATGA
- the LOC100253445 gene encoding ABC transporter G family member 20: MELQEPVWRSKLRVSPTLGELLKRVGDARDDTPGCQTTSSHQRVIDLNDAIPHPRSFPFVLSFHNLSYSVKVRRKMKFPGLFCWKEGPGLSEDEVETKDSGMKVLLNDISGEAREGEIMGVLGASGSGKSTLIDALADRIAKDSLKGSVTLNDEVLESKLLKVISAYVMQDDLLFPMLTVEETLMFSAEFRLPRSLSSSKKKARVQALIDQLGLRSAAKTVIGDEGHRGVSGGERRRVSIGIDIIHDPIVLFLDEPTSGLDSTSAFMVVKVLQRIAQSGSIVIMSIHQPSYRILGLLDRLIFLSRGNTVYSGSPSSLPLFFAEFGHPIPETENRTEFALDLIRELEGSPGGTKTLVEFNKSWQRMTNPQTDVEEGAKPSLKDAISASISRGKLVSGASNDANPASLVPTFANPIWIEMVVLGKRSLKNSKRMPELFGIRLGAVLVTGIILATIFLQLDSSPKGVQERLGFFAFAMSTTFYTCAEAIPVFLQERYIFMRETAYNAYRRSSYVLAHSIISIPALVFLSFAFAATTYWAVGLAGGVSGFLFFFFMIFASFWAGSSFVTFLSGVVSHVMLGYTVVVAILAYFLLFSGFFISRNRIPPYWIWFHYISLVKYPYEGVLHNEFEDPMKCFVRGIQMFDNTPLGAVPEALKVRLLKSMSDTLGMSITSSTCVTTGSDVLKQQGVTDISKWNCLWITLALGFFFRFMFYLTLLFGSKNKRT; the protein is encoded by the coding sequence ATGGAGCTCCAAGAACCTGTCTGGAGATCAAAACTCAGAGTGTCTCCAACTCTTGGAGAGCTCTTGAAGCGAGTTGGAGACGCACGGGATGACACTCCCGGCTGCCAAACTACATCGTCGCATCAGCGGGTTATCGATCTAAACGATGCAATTCCGCACCCAAGGTCTTTTCCCTTCGTTCTTTCTTTTCACAACCTTTCTTACAGCGTCAAAGTTCGCCGCAAAATGAAGTTTCCGGGGTTGTTTTGCTGGAAGGAAGGGCCTGGCTTGTCCGAGGATGAGGTGGAGACTAAAGACAGCGGCATGAAGGTTTTGTTGAATGACATTTCGGGTGAGGCGAGAGAAGGCGAAATAATGGGGGTTCTTGGCGCAAGTGGGTCTGGTAAGTCGACGTTGATCGATGCGCTTGCGGATCGGATTGCGAAGGATAGTTTGAAGGGGTCTGTGACTCTGAATGACGAAGTTTTGGAGTCAAAGCTTCTGAAAGTGATATCTGCTTATGTTATGCAAGACGATCTTCTGTTTCCTATGCTCACTGTGGAAGAAACCCTCATGTTCTCCGCTGAGTTTAGGCTTCCTCGCTCTCTCTCCAGCTCTAAGAAGAAAGCAAGAGTTCAAGCATTGATCGACCAGCTCGGCCTGCGAAGTGCAGCAAAGACTGTGATCGGCGACGAGGGCCACAGGGGAGTCTCCGGAGGTGAGCGCCGGCGAGTTTCCATTGGGATTGATATAATTCATGACCCAATTGTCTTATTTCTTGATGAGCCAACGTCGGGTCTTGACTCCACCAGTGCATTCATGGTGGTGAAGGTGCTGCAACGAATTGCCCAGAGCGGAAGCATCGTCATCATGTCCATACACCAACCCAGTTATAGAATCCTTGGCCTTCTCGATCGTTTGATCTTCCTGTCGCGTGGAAATACCGTTTACAGTGGATCTCCCTCGAGTCTCCCGCTTTTCTTCGCTGAGTTTGGACACCCCATTCCGGAGACCGAGAACCGAACGGAGTTCGCCCTAGATTTGATCCGTGAGCTTGAAGGATCTCCCGGTGGAACCAAGACCTTAGTCGAATTCAATAAGTCATGGCAAAGAATGACAAATCCTCAAACCGACGTCGAAGAGGGAGCCAAACCATCTCTCAAAGATGCCATAAGCGCAAGCATTTCAAGGGGAAAACTAGTCTCGGGAGCCTCTAACGATGCAAACCCCGCATCTCTAGTTCCCACTTTCGCCAATCCAATCTGGATCGAGATGGTGGTGTTGGGCAAAAGATCTCTCAAGAACTCGAAAAGAATGCCTGAACTTTTCGGAATCCGTCTAGGCGCGGTTCTCGTGACTGGAATCATTCTGGCCACCATTTTCTTGCAACTGGACAGCTCGCCCAAAGGGGTCCAAGAACGATTAGGGTTCTTTGCTTTTGCAATGTCCACAACCTTCTACACATGCGCTGAAGCCATCCCAGTCTTCCTCCAAGAGCGCTATATCTTCATGAGAGAAACCGCCTATAACGCTTATCGCCGCTCGTCCTACGTTCTAGCCCACTCTATCATTTCCATCCCTGCCCTAGTTTTCCTCTCATTCGCATTCGCCGCCACCACTTACTGGGCGGTGGGCCTGGCGGGCGGCGTCTCCggcttcctcttcttcttcttcatgatctTCGCCTCTTTCTGGGCGGGAAGTTCCTTCGTCACCTTCCTATCCGGAGTGGTGTCTCACGTGATGCTGGGCTACACGGTGGTGGTGGCCATTCTAGCCTACTTTCTCCTGTTCAGCGGCTTCTTCATCTCCAGAAACAGAATCCCACCCTACTGGATATGGTTCCACTACATTTCTCTGGTGAAGTACCCGTATGAAGGGGTATTGCATAACGAATTCGAAGACCCAATGAAGTGCTTCGTGAGGGGGATTCAGATGTTCGACAACACGCCACTTGGGGCGGTGCCTGAGGCGTTGAAGGTGAGGCTGCTGAAAAGCATGAGCGATACACTGGGAATGAGCATTACCAGTTCTACATGCGTGACTACTGGGTCGGATGTATTGAAACAGCAAGGAGTAACCGATATAAGCAAGTGGAACTGCCTATGGATCACACTTGCTTTGGGGTTTTTCTTCAGGTTTATGTTTTACCTCACTTTGTTGTTTGGGAGCAAGAACAAGAGGACGTag